Part of the Tolypothrix sp. PCC 7910 genome, TAAAAAATCATTTGTACTACTTCAATTGATAGATATTATTGAGCGATCGCTCACCAGCTATCAAGCCAATAAGAGCTTGGTTGTGCCAAAGCGTGAATGGCTGACTTGAAAGAACAGGGGGAGAAAAACACTTTCATGCAAAGCTCGTGAAACTTGTTTTATTCGGGACTGCCTTCTTCAATTTTTAAATTGGTATAATACGCTACTGAATTGTTGACAAAAAATAGTGTTCATGCAAAATGGGCAGTATATGTAAGTATGTAACGCTGACTTTTTATCTAAAAATTTTCTATCCATCTAAGGACGAATCAAGTATTGCTTTAATACGACAATTTATATATAAGCGGGCTTAGAGTAACAATTAAGGCTTTTCGGTTGTCCCTATTGATGTTTACGGCTTCTAATGCATTATGTAAAGTTTGATTAAGCTAAAATATGCTGGTTCATTTGTACTGTGATTGCGCTCTAGTCGGCTACAAGATATGCGAAATAACGCCGATAATGACTAAAAATCTGGGGAAAAGGCTCTGCTAATTTACTCCAATTTCTCTCGTTTAGTTTGCGATAATTCTGTTTATCTACCCTAAAGTCTTGTTAACTGCGCTGGAAACTCCTGTTGATCACAACTTATGAATTGAATGCATTGGTTTCCTCCTTTACTTCTTCATCCCAAACCTGTGTGAGCCGATCCGCCTCTAGAATTGCAAAGCTTCCCAAACATGAACAATCAGGAACAAGACACTACTGCATCGGCATCTGAAGAAGCCTTTTTCTTTGAGCGATCGCTCGATTTGCTTTCGGTCATTGGGATGGATGGCTATTTTAAGCGGATCAACCCGGCATTTACTCAAATTCTCGGTTACTCAAAAGCAGAATTATTAGCCAGCCCTTTTCTCGATTTTGTTCATCCAGACGACCACTCCGTCACGCTGGCAGAAATGGAGAAATTAAAGACAGGCGCACCCACCCTAAATTTTGAAAATCGTTACCGGACGAAGGATAGCTGCTACCGATGGTTGTCATGGACAGGATCGCCGCAAATTGATCGGGGAGTGATGTACTGCGTTGCCCGTGATATTACTGATCAAAAAGACACAGAAGCAGCCCTAGAACGCATCAATCAGGAATTAGAACAACGCGTTGCGGAACGGACTGCCCAGCTAGAACAGGTAAATGCCGCACTACGGGAGAGCGAACAGCGCAATCAGCTAGCGATGGAAGTTGCCCGGATATTTACCTTTGAATGGGAGCTACATAGTGATATCGTTAAGCGATCGCCCCAATGTGGGGTTATTTTGGGGTTAACTTCAACAGAGGCAGAACTGGACACAGGAGCCAATTTTTTTCAGCGAGTTCATCTTGAGGATCGCGATCGCTTCATAGCAGTTTTAAAGGCACTGACACCTGAGAACAGCACTTACAAAACTACCTATCGAGTTGTACGCCCTGATGGACAAATTGTTATCTTTGAAGAAAGCGCACGGGCGTTGTTTGACGAGCAGGGACAGTTAACCCGACTGATTGGGATAACGGCGGATGTGACAGAACGCCAGCGACTAGAAGCTGAATTAAAGGCAAGTCAGACAACCTTACAACGGCAACTAGCTGAAATTGAAACTATTTACCAGTCTGCACCCATCGGGTTAAATGTACTCGATTCCGATCTGCGCTTTGTGCGAATTAATCAGCGATTGGCGGAAATCAATGGATTTTCCACAGAAGAACACATTGGGCGCACAATTCGAGAGTTGCTGCCTAATATTGCGGATACCGCCGAAGCGTTGCTGCGCCCTATCTTTGAAACCGGAGAACCGCTACTAAATGTCGAAATTCGCGGGGAAACGCCTGCACAACCAGGAATAGAGCGTGTCTGGCTAGAAAGCTTTTTGCCATTGAAAGATGGTGAGTGGGTGATTGGCATCAATACCGTATGTCAAGAAATTACCGATCGCAAACAGGTAGAAGAAGCCTTGCGTCGCTCGGAAGAACGCTATCGCACATTGTTTGAGACGATGGAAGACGGCTTTTGTGTGATTGAAATGCTGTTTGATGAAAAAACTACGCCAATCGATTATCGCTTTTTGGAAATTAACCCAGCATTTGAGCGAGAAACCGGACTCCAAGAAGCAGTAGGTAAAACAGCACGCCAACTCCTGCCCACTCTAGAACAATTTTGGTTCGAGACTTATGGCAAAGTTGCTCTCACGGGTGAACCTGTGCGCTTTGAAAATGGCTCTGATGCTATGAATCGCTGGTTTGAGGTTTATGCTTTTCCTATCGGGGGTTCAGAAAACCACAAAGTTGCTATCTTGTTTAAAAATATTAGCGATCGCAAATCAATAGAAGCTCAAAGAGAAAAGTTACTTCAGCAAGAACAATCAGCTAGGGAAGCTGCAGAACGTGCCAACCGCATGAAAGATGAATTTCTGGCTGTCCTTTCCCATGAACTGCGAACGCCGCTGAACCCAATTTTGGGCTGGACAAAGATACTGCAATCACCAAAAGTTACACCGGAAAAGATTCAGTACGGGTTAAATACAATCGAGCGCAATGCTCAACAACAGGTGCAACTAATTGATGATCTCCTCGATATCTCTCGCATCATTCGTGGCAAACTCTCCCTGAGCTTTGCAGCTATTAATTTATCAGAGCCGATCGCAGCAGCTGTAGAAACCGTAAGTTTGGCAGCAGAAGCAAAAGCTATTCAGTTTGAGGTGTTGCTAGATTCCACAGTAGGGTATGTCAAAGGAGATAGCAGCAGATTACAGCAAATGGTATGGAATTTACTGTCTAATGCGATTAAATTCACCCCCACAGGGGGGCGGGTGACAGTACAACTTACCCGTGCCGATCGCTATGCTCAAATTCAAGTCACTGACACTGGCAATGGTATTAAACCAGAATTTTTACCCCATGTATTTGAGTTGTTCCAACAACAGGATAGTTCTACCACTCGTGCCTTTGGCGGATTAGGTTTAGGATTGGCGATCGCGCGTCAGGTAGTTGAAGCGCACGGTGGTACAATCGCTGTTGCTAGTGCTGGAGAAGGGCAAGGGGCAAGCTTTACTGTGCAGTTGCCATTAATGCCTGCGTCAAATGCCGATACTTCTGATTTCTGCAACAATCCAATGCTAAATCTAAAAAATCGGCGAGTGATTGTAGTAGATGATGAGCCAGATTCCCTAGAACTGGTTAAGGTGGTACTAGAAGACGAAGGCGCAGTAGTGCAAGTAGTATCATCTGCCATAACAGCCCTCCCAGTACTAACCCAAGCACAATTCGATTTGCTGATCAGCGATATTGGAATGCCAGAGATGGACGGCTATAAATTCATTCGTCAGATTCGCGCTTTACCACCTCGATTCAACCGAGATATTCCCGCGATCGCCCTTACAGCCTATGCTGGTGAGGAAAATCAACGCAAAATCCTTGCCGCCGGATTTCAAGCACATTTAGCCAAACCGATTGAACCACAAAATTTGTTAGATGCGATCGCAACGGTTATCCCTTGATTAATCAGGGCAGAGGTGCAGTAAGCAGGGTGCAGGAGGAGTAAAATTCGCCTTTAATCCAAAAAGTGAGATAATTATCTAAATTTTAAGTACAAATACCAGATATCGGTGGGTACACAACAATGTTGCACCCTGAAGAATAATTTATGCGTTGCAAATATTTTTGAATTGGTATGATTTTTGGAAGTTCCGCCTTATATCAGGGTGATTCTATGGGACAAATCATTACACAGGTGGATGCTTTCACCAATACACCATTTGCAGGTAACCCTGCGGCTGTTTGTGTTTTACCTGCGCCGAAAAGCGATCGCTGGATGCAGAATGTCGCGCAAGAAATGAATTTATCAGAGACGGCTTTTCTCGTCAAGCAAGATGATGGCTTTAATCTGCGTTGGTTTACACCAACTGTAGAAGTACCCCTTTGTGGTCATGCAACCTTAGCTAGCGCTCATGTACTTTGGTCTGAGGGACATTTATCACCCAATGCAGTTGCCCGTTTTTATACTAAAAGCGGTGTGTTGATTGCCAAAAATCTGGGTGAATGGATTGAGTTAGATTTTCCTGTCAATCATTCACAACCTACTGAGGCACCAGCAAAACTGTGTGAAGCTTTGGGTGTCGGTTGTAAATCAGTTTTACAAAATTCCCTCGGTTATCTGGTAGAAGTAGATTCTGAGGATTTAGTATGGCATATACAGCCTAATTTTCAACAATTAAAAACTTTGCTAGTGTCGGATGTGATTGTTACTAGCCTGACTCACTGCAATTCTGATTACGATTTCGTTTCTCGCTTTTTTGCGCCGGGATTGGGTATAAATGAAGACCCAGTTACTGGTGCAGCTCATTGCTGCCTTGCACCCTTCTGGCGCGATCGCTTGGGTAAGGACGAGTTTTTAGCTTATCAAGCATCTAGTCGAGGGGGAGTGGTAAAGGTGCGTTATCCAGGAAGCGATCGCGTCTTCTTGGCAGGACAAGCAGTTACTGTATTGCGTGGTGAATTGTACAATTAATTTTGATAAATTTAATCACACATCACCAAGTTACAGTTCACAAATAATTACAATAGACCTCTTGCATCAGTGTTTATCAAGTAATCACAAATTGATTTTCTTGATGCTGACTGATATCAAATCCGGCTAATTACTTACGATATGGTTGGTCTGGTTAGTCATTAGTAATTAGTAATTGGTAATTGTTAAATTGTATTTTTCTTTCCCATTACCCATTACCTATTACCTATTACCGACCTTCACAGATATGATAAATGTTCAACCGGACATGATATCACTTATTCATATTGAGGCTATGAAATTATTTTATTCCCATGACAATGGTGAACTTTGGCAAGGAGATGCTATCGAATGGCTAGGTAGTTTAGATGCAGAGTCGGTTGATTTAGTGATTGCCGACCCTCCATATAATATCAGAAAAGCCGAGTGGGACACCTTTGAATCTCAGGAAGCTTATGTGCAGTGGTCTTTAAGTTGGATTGAGCAAATATCACGTATTCTTAAACCTACAGGAAGCTTTTATATCTGTGGCTTTTCGGAAATATTAGCTGATATTAAATTGCCTGCTTCGCGTTTCTTTAGAGGTTGTCGGTGGTTAATTTGGCATTACAAGAATAAGGCTAATTTATCTAATGACTGGGGGCGTTCCCATGAAAGCATTTTGCATTTTCGCAAGTCCAAAAATTTTTATATGAATATAGATAACGTGCGGATTTTATATGGAGAACATACATTAAAATATCCATCTCATCCACAAGCAATCACTAGTCAGTATGTCAATAATGGTAAGAATAATGGCAAAACTTGGAATCCACATTCAAAAGGGGCTAAACCCAGAGATGTGATAGAAATTCCCACAACTTGTAATGGCATGAATGAAAAAACTACACATCCCACGCAAAAACCCGAAGAATTAATCAGAAAATTTATTCTCGCTTCTTCTCAACGCCAAGATATTGTTATTGACCCATTTTTAGGCTCGGGTACTACAGCAGTAACGGCTGAACAATTAGGTAGAAAATGGTTAGGATGTGATATTAATGCTGAATATTTAGAATTGGCTTACCAACGCATAAAAAATGCCCGTCACATGAGTGATGAAGAATGGTTTTGTTTTGATAGAAAAAATGAAGAACGCAGAAAAAAAATCAGGTAGCAGCGATACATTAATTCTAAAATTGCAGCTAATATATTTGCGACAATTATTTACGTGTATTAAACGTTTCTATAGCAGCCAAAATTAATTATAAAGTATTAACATTCTCTATAGCTGTCATTTATGGCCAGCATAGCCGCCTTATTTAAATACAATAATTCTGCGGCACAATAGTTAAAGCAGCCCTGATTTAATGTGTAAAAATGCCTTCTCAACACAAAGCTAGTATAAGTTCTATCAAATCCTGTAACTGGGCGATTGAACAATTACCGGGATTAAGCCAAGAAGAACAATCCCAATTGCAAAATTGTGGAATTACAACCACAGGATTATTAGTGAAAAATGGCAAAACTCTAGAAGCAAGAGTGGCTTTAGCGAATAAATTACAGGTTCATCTTCAATATGTAAACAAATGGGTAGCTTTGGCTGATTTAGCGCGTATTCCCACTGTTGGGACGCAGTATTGTGGTTTATTGCTACACGCAGGTATTGGTTCTGTCGCACAGTTGGCGCAGGTTCCATCTCACCGATTACACAGACAAATTTTACGCTTGCAGGTAGCAACAATGCAGCGCCGAGATTTGTGCCCAGCAATTGAGTTAGTACAGCAGTGGAGTTATCAAGCGAGAACAGTACTGAGTGCTGAGTTATGAGTGAAAATTCTAGTACCTAGTCCCCAGTACCTTCCACTCCCTATTCTTTCGCTAAAACTCCATTGAGAAAGATATCAGCCAGTCCTTCTGCCATTTGCTGCATTTCTTGGGGCGAGGCGTTTGGTTCCATGAGGGTATTGTTGGAAAAGCCTGCGATCGCGAACATTCCCAAGAATACCTTAGCAACCAGTTTGGCATCCGTTTGGCGATAAATGCCTTTATCCATAGCGGTTTGGAAGAAAGCCTCAGCAACATCCGTCATTTTAGTAATCACATCCAATTGAATGCGATCGCGCAAGTCTGGATGAAATTGCACTTCCATAAAACAGACTCGCATTAAATCGACATTTTTGTGCAAATTCCACATTCGACGGCGCATTACCTGAGCAACTGCTTTATAGCTTCCCATTTCGCTTAATTCTGTGAGCAAATCTGTGAGAATATCTACCCAGCCGCCAGTTGCCACTTCTACCAAAATTGCTTTTTTATTGGGAAAATGACGAAATAAGGTGCCCTCAGCTACACCAGCTGCCTGTGCTAAGTCGCGGGTGGTAGTGCCGTCAAAGCCTTGGGAGGCAAACAACTTTTGTGCCGCTTGTAAAATACGGGTACGTGTTTGCGCTTCTGAGGGGGGAGAAGAATTAAAGACTCGCATAGCAGTTATTGTTAATTTTCCGGAACATGACTTGTAGCATTATTGTCTAACGTCAAGTACAAAAATCACAGAAAGCTTAATACAAGATTAACGCTCTGTTGTTCAATCAGCCTGTCTCTTAGGTATTAAACAATTAGTAGTTCATAGTTCGTAATTAATAATTTGTAATCATCTGATGCCAATTCATCTAGAAAATACGAAATTACTGGTTGAGATAGGCAAAAGTAAACAGTTCACAGGGAGGATTTCCCTATCATTCAAGGACTTTCAGAAATTAAATTATCCAATATACTCGAGAATATTTTCTTTGTCCCCCCTGCTCCCTGCCTCCCTGCCAAGAAAGCGATTGATCATTTTTTATTTAGAAGTCCCTTAGGGCTGCGATCTGTGACAAAGACTGTTTTAATAAACGAGGATATCAATTCAAATTTAATTACGAATTACGAACTAGTAATTACGAATTATGATGAAACTTTGCTTTAATTACCGCTGATGAATCAACCCAGTTACTTGCCAGCAATTTTATATTTACCAAAGAAGGTATCTATGATACTTTATCGATTGTTTGCTACTTTATTAGCGCTGACTATGCTCTGGAGTAGTGTGCTACCAGAAGTGGCTTTAGCTCAAACTCAAACCGCACCTCCAGCGCCAAAAGTACAGCCACCTAGCAAAACTCCAAGTTCGATTCAACCTTATTTGGATCGCGTAATTAAGCAGTTGACGGAATTTCGCCTAGATAATGGGCTAAAGTTCATTGTTTTAGAACGGCATCAAGCGCCTGTAGTTTCCTTTCTTACCTATGCAGATGTGGGTGGTGTGGATGAGCCAGACGGAAAAACAGGTGTAGCACACTTTTTAGAGCATTTGGCTTTCAAAGGTACGAAACGCATTGGTACAACAGACTACAATGCTGAGAAACCATTATTAGAACGCCTAGAACAGTTAGATGCTCAAATTAGAGCCGCAAAAGCTCAGGGTAAAAAAGATGAACTTGCCAAGCTGCAAGCTGAGTTTGAGCAAGTAGAATCGCAAGCAACCAAGCTCTCCAAGCAAAATGAAATGGGTAGAATTGTCGAACAAGCAGGAGGTGTGGGTTTAAATGCCAATACTTCCACAGAGGCGACTCGTTATTTTTATAGCTTCCCAGCTAATAAGTTGGAACTGTGGATGTCTTTAGAATCAGAGCGATTTCTTGAACCTGTACTCAGCCGTGAGTTTTATAAAGAAAAAGAAGTGATTTTAGAAGAGAGGCGTTTACGGGTAGAAAATTCACCCATCGGCTTGATGATCGAAAAGTTTATCGATGCAGCTTATAAAGTCCATCCCTACAGACGACCGGTCATTGGCTATGACCAAGATATCCGCAATCTGACCCCTGAAGATGTGCAAAAGTTCTATAACACCCACTATGTACCCAGCAATTTAGCGATCGCAGTTGTGGGTGATGTGAACCCAGCAGAAGTGAAAAGACTGGCACAAATTTACTTTGGACGTTTTCCCGCCAAACCAAAAGCCGTTGAGCAAATTCCCACAGAACCAGCACAAAAGCAAACGCGAGAGGTAACTGTACAACTACCTTCGCAACCTTGGTATTTAGAAGGCTATCATCGTCCAGCAATTACCCATCCCGATAATGCAGTGTATGAAATCATTGCCAGTTTATTGAGTAATGGGCGGACTTCACGGTTGTATAAATCTTTAGTAGAACAGCAGCGTGTGGCTTTGACTGCCCAAGGTTTTAGTGGATTTCCTGGCGATAAATACCCAAACCTGATGTTATTTTATGCTCTGACAGCTCCTGGTCATACAGTTGATGAATTAGCAACAGCTTTGCGAACAGAAATTGAGAAATTGAAAACTGAGCCTGTAACAGATGCAGAATTGCAGCGTGTCAAAACCAAAGCTAGAGCCGATTTGTTACGTACCCTCGATTCTAATATGGGAATGGCGCAGCAATTGTTGGAATATGAGGTGAAAACTGGCTCTTGGCGGAATTTGTTTAAGCAGTTGGATCAAATTGCGGCGGTAAAGACTGCTGATATTCAACGAGTGGCGAAAGCATCATTTACCCCAGAAAATCGCACAATTGGCAAGTTGTTGTCAAAGCAATCATAAGAAACTAACCGCAAAGTACGCAAAGGACGCGAAGGGAAGAGATGAAGAAAGATATGCGGAAGTACCAGAGTAAAAGGCAGATGTTATTCAGAATCCAAAATCCGAAATCCAAAATCCAAAATCTGCGGCGGCTGATTTCTGCTTTGGTAATTGCTTTTGCCTTTGTACTTTTTACTTTTAACTTTTCGCAGGCGGCGACAGCAGCAGCCAAGCATTACACAGAGTTACAGCTACCGCCATTACCTGAGATTAAGTTACCCAAGTATGAACGCTTTGTGCTGCAAAATGGCATGGTTGTCTATTTAATGGAGGATCACGAGTTACCATTAGTAGGCGGTACGGCGATGGTACGTACTGGAAGCCGCTTAGAACCTGCAGATAAAGTTGGCTTGGCTGACTTTACAGGTGAAGTCATGCGAACTGGCGGAACTAAGAAGCATTCCGCTGATGAACTCAACGAACTGTTAGAACAACGCGCCGCTTCGGTAGAAACTGGGATTGGTGACACTTCTGGTAGCGCTAGTTTTGAAGCACTGACGGAAGATTTAGAAACAGTGTTTGGTTTATTTACTGAGGTACTGCGAGAGCCAGTATTTGCCCAAGAAAAGTTAGAATTGGCGAAGACACAAGAGAAGGGTAGTATTGCTCGCCGCAATGATAATCCCAATTCAATAGCTAGTCGAGAATTTCGCAAATTAATCTATGGGAAAGATAGCCCCTATGCTCGCACCACAGAGTATGCAACTATCGATAAGATTTCCCGTGAGGATTTGGTGAAATTTTATCAGCAATATTTCTACCCCAACAATATAATTTTGGGCATTATAGGTGATTTTGATGCCAAAAAAATGCGATCGCTCATTCAATCAAAATTAGGCGATTGGAAATCTAACCCTAAACTAGCTAAACCCCAGTTACCGCAAGTATCCCAAGCGAATACTAACGGCGTATTTTTTGTCAATCAGCCGCAATTAACCCAAAGTAATATTTACATTGGGCATTTGGGAGGAAAGCTAGACAGCGTAGACTATCCAGCCTTGGATGTAGTCAATGGGGTATTGAATGGCTTTGGCGGACGCTTATTTAATGAAGTGCGATCGCGTCAAGGTTTAGCTTATTCAGTATACGGACAATGGAGTCCCCGTTACGATTATCCCGGAGTTTTCATTGCTGGAGGACAAACGCGATCGCAAACTACTGTGCAGTTCGTCAAATCCTTACAAGCTGAAATTAAACGTCTGCAAACTCAAAGAGTCACCCCACAAGAATTGGCTTTTGCTAAAGAATCTACACTCAATTCTTTTGTTTTCAACTTTGAAGATCCCAACCAAACTATCTCGCGGTTGATGCGATATGAATATTACAGCTATCCTGATGATTTCTTATTTCGCTATCAAAAAGCGGTAGCAGCCACAACCACCGCCGATGTACAACGAGTAGCAAGAAAATACCTCAAACCAGAAAATTTAGTAACTCTGGTTGTGGGAAATCAAACTGCTATTCAACCACCATTGACACAACTAGCAACGCAGGTAACGCCTATTGACGTAACGATTCCCCCGGCACAACCACAAGCAAAAAATTAGTCACTATCACTTTTCTGGAGTAGGTTCTAGCCACATTATCTATAGAGATGCAATAAAATGCGTCTCTATTTTTTATTTGCATAGAGCGCCATACTTATCGATAACCTATTTCTTCTCTAGGCTCTACTCCCTATTACCTCGCCACTCAAAAAAAGACAAAACTCCTGTACTAAAGTCTGTGGAAGTATAGATAAAATCTTGCTTTTATCAATGTAATACTCAACTATAAAAAAGGGATGAGGCGTAGTACAACTCTCTACAAGTTAATTTTATTAATATAATTCACATTCTCATCAATATATTAATCGTCAGACATAAAACCTTTAGTTGTGTCTATAAAAGCAGATTAAAAGCCTTGATTTTATAGGTTTATTCAACAAAAATAAAATCATGGATTAAACAAAACAAAGTTTAATCCTCCTTAAAAAATCCTCAAATTAGTTTTATTTAAGGACAAACATCATGGCTTCCATCAAAATTTCTGAATTACGTCCAGCTGGTTCTGAATTATTCCAAGATTCTGAAAGTTTTCTCAATGAATTAAATGAGAAAGAAATTTCCACCGCTGTAGGTGGTGCTACAGTAGCTTCCGTTGTTAGCCAAGCATCCATCAGCGTAGGTATCTCACTTTTGACAAGATCAGTTGTTACTGCAAATACTTTTAATTACTAATTGCTAGTAATTAAATTTCTGCGACAACTTTAATATTTTTCCCAAATTAATCAGAGCATGAATTGCTCTGATTACAAAAAATCAAGTTTAAACTTTTGACCAAAATTTCCACACACTATTCCTATTTAAGGAGAAAAATCATGGCTTCTATCAAAATTTCTGAATTACGTCCAGCTGGTTCTGAATTATTCCAAGATTCTGAAAGCTTTCTCAATGAATTAAATGAGAAAGAAATTTCTAACGCTGTAGGTGGTGCTACAGTAGCTTCCGTTGTTAGCCAAGCATCCATCAGCGTAGGTATCTCACTTTTCACAAGATCAGTTGTTACTGCAAACACCTTAAATTTCTAATTGATATTGATTAATTTTCGGTGACAACGTTAACATTTCTAATTCAATTAATCAGAGGATAAATTTCTCTGATTAATTCTACCTTTAGTTAATTTTCTCAAGAGGATCTCCAAGTGCCTACTATCAAAATTTCTGAACTACGTCCTGTTGGCTCTCAACTGTTTCAAGATTCTGAAAGCTATCTTCATGAGCTGAATGAACAAGAAATGCACACCATAGGAGGAAAAGGTAAATATAGAATCATATTAACCAGTGTGATTAATGTCAATAGCCAAGCGAGTATATCTCAAGGAATTTCTGTATATACAATTTCACAAGTTACTGCTTAGCTGATCTGAAGATACTTTCAACAGGCTTTACTTTAGTCAGTTTAGCTTGAGAATTTAGCATTTGACTGGCATTTTGAATAAATTGAAGTTTAGGTACTTAAGTAAAAAAGCAGAGAATTATTTACTTAAGTACCAATATATAGATCTAGAGGTTTTGAAAATGTCTACTATTAAGATTTTAAATCTGCATTTATCAGCAATCGGAGCAGAGTTGTTTGATGATAGTGAAAGCTTTCTTAATGAACTCAACATCCAACAAATTAATTCAATCAAAGGAGGAGAGAGTATTATCAGCCAAGTTAGTTATAGCATTGGTCTTCTATCATCTGATAACAATATTGCAGGTGTAGAAACACCTATAGCAATAGCTAATAGCTCCGAGCCTCTCTATTTATTAATTTAGCTCTTAAGCCGAGTTTAAATATTTAAAGAAATTAGGCTTTATTTTGGTAAAAGATAAAGAGCAAGATTAACTAATAGAGAATATAACTTGAAAAAGGTTACTAAAATTTTGTTTTAGGTAAATTATCATGGCTGGCATTAAAATTTTGGAAATACGTCCTACTGGCTCTGAACTTTTTCATGATTCTGAAAGCTTTCTCAATGAGCTAAGTCATCTAGAAGCTGGAATCATTCAAGGGGGTGAGGTTGCTCCAGTTATCTTACTTGGATCTATCTTGTTAGAAAACATAGCGATTCAAAGTATATACTCTTTGGGTATAAGTAAGGAAACTGCTTCTATACTGACTAGCGCCTAAACCATAAAAACTGTGGTTTATGGGAGCGTGAAATCAGAGACATTTCTCCGGGAGGATATCAAATGTCTATCATCGAAATCTTAGAACTTCGCGCACTCGGTTCAAATTTATTTGATGATGTTGAAACTTTTCTTAATGATTTAACAGAGCAAGATAGCGAAGAGTTAACTGGAGGTTTAGCAATTAGTCAAGTGACTGTAAGTGCTGGCTTTGCAATCTTCCACGATCTGCATTCTGCACAAAATAGCGGAGTAACTCGTGTTCGCTTTTTAAACAATCCTGCTGTTTTTCATACTTTTTTTAGATCGCATCTGAATAATGGTGGATTAACCGTGAGTATAAAAACACAGGTAATATAGAGTCCAATATTCTCTATGGTAGTAGGTAATGATTTTTTAGACATAACTCCAGAAGTTATGTCTAAAAAATTAATGGTAGCAGATTGACTTAATAGTTAGATTAATTCCAATATAAAACTAAACCCAACAAATTTGCTTTGAACCAAAGATTTATTTATATAGATTCTTAAATAAAAAGCGGAATCATATATAGATAAATCTATTGAGTATCTTAAAAATCAAATATTCAAACAAAAACTTTAAATAAGGCTTATGGCATTTGTATTAAGTTCTCAAAATGTTTTTGATTACCTTGTTGAGCGTAGTTTATGTGCTCCTGAAGCGAAATCTGCTAGCAAGGTTGAACAGAAGTATGCTAAAAACTTCAATTTGTTAGTAAATTTAGCAGATAGCCGTAAACTCTTAGTTAAGCAAGAACCTCGCGACCAAGAAGGAAAAACAGCGTGTGAATTCCTCAGAGAATGGAGAATTCAGGAATTCTTACAGCAATCTCCTGAATTAAGTGAGTTAAGCAACTGGATATCAGAAGGTATTCATTTTAATCCTGATGATTCAATTATTATTTTTAATTATTTGGAAAATTATCAGGATTT contains:
- a CDS encoding PAS domain S-box protein; the encoded protein is MNNQEQDTTASASEEAFFFERSLDLLSVIGMDGYFKRINPAFTQILGYSKAELLASPFLDFVHPDDHSVTLAEMEKLKTGAPTLNFENRYRTKDSCYRWLSWTGSPQIDRGVMYCVARDITDQKDTEAALERINQELEQRVAERTAQLEQVNAALRESEQRNQLAMEVARIFTFEWELHSDIVKRSPQCGVILGLTSTEAELDTGANFFQRVHLEDRDRFIAVLKALTPENSTYKTTYRVVRPDGQIVIFEESARALFDEQGQLTRLIGITADVTERQRLEAELKASQTTLQRQLAEIETIYQSAPIGLNVLDSDLRFVRINQRLAEINGFSTEEHIGRTIRELLPNIADTAEALLRPIFETGEPLLNVEIRGETPAQPGIERVWLESFLPLKDGEWVIGINTVCQEITDRKQVEEALRRSEERYRTLFETMEDGFCVIEMLFDEKTTPIDYRFLEINPAFERETGLQEAVGKTARQLLPTLEQFWFETYGKVALTGEPVRFENGSDAMNRWFEVYAFPIGGSENHKVAILFKNISDRKSIEAQREKLLQQEQSAREAAERANRMKDEFLAVLSHELRTPLNPILGWTKILQSPKVTPEKIQYGLNTIERNAQQQVQLIDDLLDISRIIRGKLSLSFAAINLSEPIAAAVETVSLAAEAKAIQFEVLLDSTVGYVKGDSSRLQQMVWNLLSNAIKFTPTGGRVTVQLTRADRYAQIQVTDTGNGIKPEFLPHVFELFQQQDSSTTRAFGGLGLGLAIARQVVEAHGGTIAVASAGEGQGASFTVQLPLMPASNADTSDFCNNPMLNLKNRRVIVVDDEPDSLELVKVVLEDEGAVVQVVSSAITALPVLTQAQFDLLISDIGMPEMDGYKFIRQIRALPPRFNRDIPAIALTAYAGEENQRKILAAGFQAHLAKPIEPQNLLDAIATVIP
- a CDS encoding PhzF family phenazine biosynthesis protein, with product MGQIITQVDAFTNTPFAGNPAAVCVLPAPKSDRWMQNVAQEMNLSETAFLVKQDDGFNLRWFTPTVEVPLCGHATLASAHVLWSEGHLSPNAVARFYTKSGVLIAKNLGEWIELDFPVNHSQPTEAPAKLCEALGVGCKSVLQNSLGYLVEVDSEDLVWHIQPNFQQLKTLLVSDVIVTSLTHCNSDYDFVSRFFAPGLGINEDPVTGAAHCCLAPFWRDRLGKDEFLAYQASSRGGVVKVRYPGSDRVFLAGQAVTVLRGELYN
- a CDS encoding site-specific DNA-methyltransferase translates to MKLFYSHDNGELWQGDAIEWLGSLDAESVDLVIADPPYNIRKAEWDTFESQEAYVQWSLSWIEQISRILKPTGSFYICGFSEILADIKLPASRFFRGCRWLIWHYKNKANLSNDWGRSHESILHFRKSKNFYMNIDNVRILYGEHTLKYPSHPQAITSQYVNNGKNNGKTWNPHSKGAKPRDVIEIPTTCNGMNEKTTHPTQKPEELIRKFILASSQRQDIVIDPFLGSGTTAVTAEQLGRKWLGCDINAEYLELAYQRIKNARHMSDEEWFCFDRKNEERRKKIR
- a CDS encoding DUF4332 domain-containing protein; translated protein: MPSQHKASISSIKSCNWAIEQLPGLSQEEQSQLQNCGITTTGLLVKNGKTLEARVALANKLQVHLQYVNKWVALADLARIPTVGTQYCGLLLHAGIGSVAQLAQVPSHRLHRQILRLQVATMQRRDLCPAIELVQQWSYQARTVLSAEL
- a CDS encoding TetR/AcrR family transcriptional regulator is translated as MRVFNSSPPSEAQTRTRILQAAQKLFASQGFDGTTTRDLAQAAGVAEGTLFRHFPNKKAILVEVATGGWVDILTDLLTELSEMGSYKAVAQVMRRRMWNLHKNVDLMRVCFMEVQFHPDLRDRIQLDVITKMTDVAEAFFQTAMDKGIYRQTDAKLVAKVFLGMFAIAGFSNNTLMEPNASPQEMQQMAEGLADIFLNGVLAKE